The genomic stretch TAGCTTTTGGCCGGATATTACCTTGTGGGACAGCAACCGTTACACCGATTGGCAACAGGTGCTCATCGGAGGGACCGCCTACCGGAACAATGCCCAATTATCCGTATCCGGAGGGAGTGCCCAGACCCAGTTTTTGGTCAGTGGGGCCCTCTTGGACGAAACCACGGTATTTCCCGGGGATTCCAAGTATAATAGGGCCACGGTCCATAGCAACATTAACCATCGCTCCAGCAATGAGCGGTTCCGATTGAACCTCTCCACCAGCTATACCCATGAGGATAACCTAGTGCCCAGTATCGATCTTTCTTCTCAAGCGTATACCCTGGCGCCCAACGCCCCGGCCCTCTATGATGAGGAAGGCAATTTGAATTGGGAGAACAATACCTGGAACAATCCGTTGGCTTCCTTGGAGGAAAAGGTAGGGGTGAAGAGCAGTACCCTTTTGACCAATGCCATGCTCTCCTATGAGCTGTGGGAGGGTCTTGAGCTGCGCAGTAGTCTCGGCTATACGGATTATCGCTTGGATTCCTACCGGACCTTGCCCAGTTCGGCCCGTAACCCGAGGTTCAATTTTACGCCACAAAACTATTCCAGTCTGACCACCAATCAGTCCCAAAGGACTTCTTGGATCCTGGAGCCCCAATTGCAATGGAAACAACAGTGGGATGTACTTTCGATGGATGTGCTTGTAGGTACGACCTTCCAACAAGAGACCACAGAACAACTTGTCCTCCGTGGACGGGGATTTCCCACCAATGCCCTGATCAATAATATGGCAGCGGCCGATGAGGTGGAGGCACGTGGCAGTTCCGATAGCGATTATCGGTATAATGCCGTCTTTGGGAGGCTCAACCTCCAACTGTTGGACCGGTATATCCTGAACCTTACGGGTCGTAGGGATGGTTCGTCCCGATTTGGACCTGGAAGGCAGTTCGGGAACTTTGGAGCGGTGGGACTGGCCTGGATCTTTTCCAAAGAGAAGCTGTTGGCAGAGAGTTCTGTTTTGAGTTTCGGGAAACTGCGGGGCAGTTATGGGACCACAGGCAGCGATACTATCGGGGATTACCAGTTTTTGGATACCTATACCGTTGTTGGGGAGGATTATGCCGGGGTGTCCGTCCTAAGTCCCACAGGAATTTTCAATCCCGCCTTTGGTTGGGAAGCAAACAACAAACTGGAAGCTGGGCTTGAACTGGGCTTCTTTAAGAGTCGGATATTTCTCAATGCCGCTTGGTACAGGAACCGCTCCTCCAATCAGTTGGTGGGAGTGCCCTTGGCGGCCACAACGGGCTTTTCGGAGCTGACGGGGAATTTCGATGCCACCGTGGAGAACTCCGGCCTGGAGCTGGACCTGCGTTCCATCAATTTGTCGAAGGGCCGTTTTAAATGGTCGACGACCCTGAACCTGACCGTACCTCGGAGCAGATTGGTGCGTTTTGATGGCTTGGAGACCTCCACCTTTGCCAATCAATATGTCATCGGGGAGCCCCTGTCCATCGTAAAGCTCTACCGTTCCTTGGGGGTCGACCCCGAAACGGGACAGTACGAGATAGAGGATTTCAATGGGGACGGGGCCATCACCAGTAACGAGGACCGACAATTTATTGCAGACCTGGCCCCTAGTTTTTATGGGGGACTGGGCAATACGTTGAGTTGGGGGAACCTGACCTTTGATGTGTTCCTACAGTTCAAAAAACAAGAGGGCTTCAACAATTTTCGGAACGATGCCGTACCGGGCTTTCCCAGAAATGCCAGTGTGGAGCTTCTCGACAGATGGCAGGAACCCGGGGATATGAAACCTGTTCAAGTGGCTTCCTCGGGATTGGTCTTTGGGGTTGGCAATGGCGACCTCCAACGCAGTAGTGATGCTGCGGTTTCGGATGCTTCTTTTATCCGTGTCAGGAACATTTCCCTTAACTACAAAGTACCCATGTTGGAGAAGGGACTTGAAGTCCAGGTCTATTTGCAAGGCCAGAACTTATTCACCTTTACCCGCTATACTGGGCCGGATCCAGAGCAGACTCTCAATAGCCGATTACCGCCGCTAAGACAATTGACCTTGGGACTGAAAGTGGGATTCTAATGCTAAATACAACGAATATGAAAACAAGACAAACCGATTTTATGATGAAATGGAACGCTTCGATTTTGAAATATTTCCTGCTGCTCCTTCCGATTTTGGGAGTATTGGGCTGTACGGATTTTGTGGAAGTAGATCCCCCAAAGAACGTATTGGTCTCCCAGACCGTATTTAATGATCCTGCGACGGTGGAGTCTGCCTTGGCAGACCTTTATTTTAAGATGCGGGAGACAGGAATGGTCTCCGGAAATGTGGGGCTGACCACTCGAATGGCCCTCTATAGCGATGAACTGGACTATTATGGTTCCGATCCGCAACTGTTGGAATTCTACCAAAACCGGGTACTGCCCCCAAATACGGAACTACTTGGTTGGTGGAGCGAGGCCTATACGGTAATTTATGGGGCCAATGCCATTTTGGACGGACTGGAGGACGCTTCTTTAGATACTGAAGAACAGCAAAAGTTTCGGGGACAGGCCTTGTTTGTGCGTGCCTTTATGCACAGCCTTTTGGCATCCGTTTTTGGGGATGTGCCCTACGTGACCTCAACGGATTATCGAGTGAACAATAAGGTGTCACGGGTATCCAAGGATTTGGTGTACGAAAATAGTATGGTGGATTTGGAGGAAGCCATAGCGCTGATGGAGGATATCTCCATTGCCAATGGGGAACGGACTTTTATCGATCATTTTACCGCAAAAGCGCTCTTGGCACGCATGTATCTGTTGACCGAACAGTGGGAGTTGGCAGCGGGTCAGGCCTCTGATCTGATAGCAGCTTTTGGTCTGGAGGAAGATTTGGATAAGGTATTCCTCAAGGAATCCGGGGAGACCATCTGGCAATTGCGCCATGGGCACCTGCCTGGCAATACCCAAGAGGCCAATCGATTAATCATCACTTCCGTTCCTGGACAGACTTTTGCCATGACCGAAAGCTTGTTGTCCGCCTTTGAGGCTGGGGACCTCCGAAGAACAGCATGGGTCGATAGCATATCGGATGCCGAAAATACCGTAACCTTCTTTTTTCCCTATAAGTATAAGGCCCGATTTAATGTGACCGAATCCTTGGAATATGCCATTCAGTTCCGATTGGCGGAACAATACCTGATACGGGCGGAAGCCTTGCTTGCCTTGGGAAATTTAATGGGGGCACGTAATGACCTCAATACAATCCGTAGCCGGGCAGGGCTGCCCAATACCACGGCCAATACCGTGGATGAGCTTTTCTCGGCTATTCTGGCCGAACGTAGGATCGAACTGTTTGCCGAGCAGGGAGATCGTTGGTTCGATTTGAAAAGAAGCGGTAAGGCAACGGAAGTATTGGGGAGCCTAAAGCCCAATTGGGAAGAAACCGATGTGTTGCTTCCAGTTCCTGAGAGCGAATTGGATACCAACCCCAACTTATTGCCACAAAATCAAGGATATTAACCGGATGGGTAAGTCCCCTGTGCCACTGACCTTCGAATGGGGTAGTACGATGGCAGGGGAAGCCCATCCCATTAACAAAGGAACAATGAAATACATTTTATGGATATGGGCGCTTAGTTTGATGCCCTTACTGGGATGGTCCCAAAATGCGAATTATACCGATAGTGGTGAATTGGTTTCCACGGCAGCACCTTTCTTGGATGCTTCCTTGGAAGAGGGGAGGCTCTATATGGAGCTTCCCGTAACCAGCTTGGAAGAGCCAATGCTCTTAACACGTATCGGGCGATTGTCGCGGTATGATCAAAAACAGGTCGTCTTTCGAAAGTCAGGGAACCAGCTCGTTTTGGAGGAGACCAGGGTGTGGTCGGAAACAGGGATATGGATTGCCCTGCAAAATGATCCTGATTTGGAACGGAATATTTTAGGGGTCTTTCCGATTTTGCAAGAACATGGAGCGGGGTATCGTTTTGATATCACCGATATGCTGTTCGATCGTTCCGTTGGTTGGGGAGCCGTATCCTCCGATCCCATGGTCCCTGCCCTCAATAAGCTTATTGGGGTAAAATTGTTGGACGACGAACTGATGATCAAAATGCAATTGGGACATCAGAAGGAAAGTGCCAAAATTATACAGCCCGTACATTATAGTTTTCTGAAGTTGGCGCCTCCTATGGAGCCACGGAGGTTTGATTATCGGATGGGGTTTTGGAACGAGTCCAGAACGATGGGACAACACCTGAACAACTATGTGGCGAGCATTGCCCGTTGGCGATTGGAGAAAAAACACAAGGACAGGAAGATGAGTGTGCCCATTAAACCGATTACCTTTACGCTCTCCCCGGATATTCCCAAAAAATGGAGGCCCTACGTCAAGGCCGGTATCGAGGAGTGGCTGCCCGCCTTCGAAGCGGCCGGCTTCAAGGATGCTATTGTGGTCAAAGAAGTGGATTCTTTAGATTCATGGTCGGCCTATAGCCTGGGACATTCCATCGTACGTTGGTTTAGCGACGAGAACATTAGGTATTTCGGTGAAAAGCGTGGTGGTGGAACGGTCACCTATGTCATCGATCAGCGTTCAGGGGAACTGATCAAGACCGATGTGCTTTTGCGATCAGGCTATGAACATCGTATGGACCAATATTTTATCAGATGTGCCGCATTGGACAAAAGGGCACAAACCTATCCCTTTCCGGATGAACTGTTGGGAGAACTGATTCAATCCGTAACGGCCCATGAGACGGGACATGCCTTGGGCATAAAGGACAATAACTTTGGGGAAAATCAGTATCCTGTCGAAAAAATGGGAGATGAAGCGTGGCTTCGGAACATGGGACATACCCCAAGTATCATGACCTATGCCCGCCATAACAATATGGCCCAGCCTGAGGATAACATACCTCCTTCACTCTTGGTACAAAAAGTAGGGCCAACCGATGCCTATTATATCCGATGGGCCTATGAAACGTTTCCGGAATCCATGTCCAAGGAGCAGCAGGCCGATAGTCTGGAGCGTATCATTCGTTTGCAGGACACCATTCCATGGTACCGCTTGGCCAACTCCCAAGGAGATACCATGGGACCCGCAGTGACAAATGAGGTGGTGGAGGTCCGAGATCCGGTCCAAGGGGCGGTATTGGGCCTAAAGAACTTGGAACGCGCTATGGAACTATTGCCCAGCATCAACCGTAATAGAAAGGATTACGTCCGTATCGAACGGATTCATGAAAGGGCCATTTCCCTATGGTACCATTTGGTGCGGCGCGTGTTTTCTATGGTAGGGGGCTATGAGATTTTTTATAGATCAATGGACCAACAAGGGGGGAATATGTTCGATCCGATACCCCTGCAGACCCAAAAGGAGGGCTTGGATTATCTGCTGCAACAGGTCTTTGACCCACCCAAGTGGTTGGCCTATCCGACATTCAAAACCTATATCAGGGTAACGACACATCCAGATCTTCTGCTCAGTAGGCAACAGATGTTGTTAAGGGAAATGCTCAAGTCAAGATTTATGAAACGCTTGCAGCATATGGAAACTATGGATGGATACGAGGGTGTCATGAAAAACTATTTGGAACAGTTACAGAATGTACTGTTTAGCGAGCTCAAAGAAGGGGCGGTATCCGTAGATCCCAGAAAACAAGGGCTACAGTTGAGCTATATCGATTGGATGAAAAAAGCCATTGATAAGGAAGCAGCTGATATCCACCCGCAGCAACAATTGTTTGTGCATACAGATTATGCCAAAGGCTTGATGAAGGAACAACTGATGCGATTGCAACAGCAATTGGAGGATAAGATAACTGATAAAAAAGATACGGTACTGAAGGGACATTGGGGGCATTGTTTGGCCACCTTGGAGGAAAGAGTGAGCCCTTAATTTTTAAGACATCATCATAGCGCAGAAGCTATGGTACACGATATGGCGAACCTGGTTTCGTTGTTTTTTGAGTTAGTAATAAAGGTGTCCCGAGGGACACCTTTATGTTGTTCAGCAAATGATCAGTTTATTGCCAATCACGTCTTGGATCGGTAAGTCCAGGATCATTGTACACCTGATTAGCCCCTTCAAAGCACAACAACTCACCGGTATCGGGACAATCCGTCTGGATCTGTTGAACTCCGAACGGAGTTGCAATATATCCTACATAGGAGCTATTGCTGTCCTCCGTGGCAAAGGCCAGACCGACCGCCATTACAATGGCGAAGGCCGGTAGAACGATTTTTAAAAAACTTGTTTTCATTGTTTTATGAATTAATTATGATGCCTACTCTGTTCAAGGTTTTCGGCTTCCCCTTACACTGCGCAGTAGTTTCATCCATTGGATGTTTTATGCTGTTTTTTGTTAAGGACGATGGCAGTTAGGGCCAAGGCCATACATATGGCATTGAATACGATATGGTCGTCCCATCGTAATGCCGCAAGTACCCCGCCACAAGAACAGGGGATGTCATCGCTGAATTGCAATACGGCAATGATATAGATCGTGAAAAGGGTCAACAGGATGCCGCTGGCGTACAGACCGATTATCCGTAATTTGGGAAGTAACAATAGTCCGGCGATCACCAATTCCAATAAGGGTACACTCCAACTCAAAAGACTGGCGTATGGCGCGATATAGGGCATACGGCCCAACCGCAGTTCAAACAGTCCAAGGTCCAACAATTTGCTGCTGGCTGTGTAGACAAACAGCACAAGGAATAGGATGGAGATGATATCTATGATGGTTTTCTTATGTCTGGATACTGTTTTCATCGATATAGGATAATACGTGGTTTTTTAATGTGCTCATTGAGGCTTTCTGTTTTTATATGCCACTTACACACTAAACTAGTTAGGGAATCGGATGTTTAAAATGGCATAATTCGGGAATCAGATGTCAAAATCCGACTATTTGCAGTTTTTTTCCAAGGTCTTTGTCGGACAAGGGGTATTTAGGGCTGGGCATGGTATAGGTAGGTCCCGACGATTTATAAAATGCTTACCCTTTGGTGTTGTTGATTATCAGGGGGCTGTTCAGCATAGAACCTTTGACCTTGCAAGGGTTTTGTTGGGTTGGGTCCCATAGTGAAAACACCTGCTTTTATAAAGTGCCGCCACTTATTTTTTGTGTTCTTGGAATTAGGGGCCATATTGAATGGGTTCCCAGATTACCATGGCCTGAACCTATATCCAACATAGATGTTGTTTGTTTTGTGCTTGTTGTTTCTACTGTGCCTAAATTATTTGGATATGGACCATTCATTGACATCTGAAGCCCTTAAGACCGAGATACTGGACATCGAGGCCCGTGTGCCCAACATTATTGAGGCTGCCAAAAAAATCACAGCCCTCTGTCGTTCCCAGCTCTTGGAGCTAAGAAATCATGTAGTGCACACGGGATTTGTGGATGAGGCCGAGGAAATCCATTTTTTTAAGCATACCAAACAAGTGCCCTTGGTGTATCTGATCTACTATTCGGAACTCTTGGATTTGGAGCTTAAAATTCCTGTATGCGGTAAAAAGGCCCGAAGGCAATGGATCAAAGCAAAACGGAAGCTATGGTCCAGTTTTTTATTGGGACATGCACAGTTCTGGAAGTACATACAATTGGGACATACCCACTGGGATTCGCAGTATTTTACCCGAAGGAAAAAGGATTCCCTCAATCCAACGTATGCCCACCATATCGCTATCGATCCCGTCTTTACAACCTCCCATGATATGCTATTGGGGCAATTGCGGGCCTATGAAAAGGCCATTGGCTATCTTGGGAATAGACGGAACACCCTGGGTTCTGGAAAGTTCCGCCCAAGGCTCCAATGGTCTTCCACCAAGGCGGCCCTCACGGAACTGGTGTATGCCCTCTACCATGCCGGGGCCATCAATGGGGGAAAGGCCGATGTCAAGGAAATTGCCCAGACTTTATCATCGGCGTTCAATTGTGAGCTTGGCGATTGTTACCGCACCTATACCGAGATCTGTGCCCGGAAAAAAGATAGGACACGCTTTCTTGATGGTATGGCCTACACCCTTAAGGCCTATATGGACAAAGGGAATAGGTGATGTCTTTTTGATCTCTAAACACCTAGTGCTTTACCTTTGATGGCGCTGTTTTTGGCTAACTTTACGGAAAAACAAACCGGGGGTCAGACCAATCTTGGATTTCATCGCCCTGGCAAACACATCCACCGAACGGAAACCGAACCGTTCCGCCAGTTGGATGGTGGAATGGGTCGTTAGGATGTCCGGATGTTCCTTGATGTGGTTAATGGCATAGGTCACCCGTAAATCCTTGAGGTATTGTGGGAAGCTCTGGCCCTTATAGCTATTGACGACCTTGGAAAGATAGCTGGTGTTTGTTTCCAGAATTGCTGCCAAGTTAAATAGGCTGGCTCCCTGATCGAGATAGCCTTGCCTACTTTCCCAGTGGTCCAAGCCCAAAAGAATGCGTTGCACGACTTCCGGTTCGATCTCCAAGGCAATGGCAGTTGCATTGGTCACTTGGTTTAAATTGGGTTCCACACCTTCCTGGAGTATCATGTTCAGTTTGCGTTGCATCTTTCGGTATTTGACATAGAAGAACGCCAATAAAGCTACCAGTAAGGCAGCGAGAACCAATTGTAGTTTTATGGTTTCTTCCCGTGCCAAAATTTCCGCTGTAAGGGTCTCCGTGTTGTGGTGCAATTCGGTTTTATTCGAAATCGTATCCGATGCCATGGCTTGATCTTCTGTCCATGGTGGATGGAGCATGGTTGGTTGCAAATAAGTCCACAGAAGTTTGGATGGAAGGCCCTGCCATTGAAGACTATCGCTGCATGGTAGGATATACCGACCTTGTGATCGGTCCACAGGTAGGGTGTTGTACAATGCAGTGAACGTGGACTTACCATCAGTAAAATTTCCTTGGGTTTGACTTTGGACTTGATTGCTTTGAAAAAAGTGAACTCCAGTGGTCCTTAGCTGTGGACTCCTCCTTATCCAATGGGATGCGGAATACCCTATACTGGACTGGTATGAAATCTTCCCGGATACAACCCAAGATGGTTTGTATTGTGGCGCCAACGATAGGCTGTGTTCCCTGTCCACTTCCCTGGAAGAAATGGAGATGGGGGCCAATGCCAAAACTGTCAAAATGATTCGAAAACACATCTTTTTCTATTTGAACCAATCGTTACTGGCCAGGGCCAGGGAACGATAAATCACCCGATCATCACAAAAGTTGATGGAAGGGTTACCCATATTAAGTATAGATTATAAGTTAAGTATTACAATATAACAGCTATAAATCGTACAAAATATCGGATAAAGGGGCTATTTATGTTAAAGTTTGACCCAAGTTGGGCACAACTTGTGAATTTAATTTTTGTTCTTATTTCATATTTGGGGTCTAACAAAAACCTAAAGTCATGCCAGCACATATTGTCACACAGGAAGATCTCGAAGGCTTCAAGGCATCCCTTTTGGAAGAGATCAAGGATATCCTATTACAACATAACCGCATCACCCTGGACCGATGGATCAAGTCCAACAGTGTCATGGGGAAATTGGAGATCAGCCCCGGTACCCTCCGGAACCTGCGTATCAATGGGACCATACCCTATACAAAGCTTGGAGGGGTCATCTACTATGATCAGGAGGAGATCCATCGGATTTTGATGGACAACAAGAACTTCATGTTAAACGATGGATCATGAAAATCGCCTTTTATAACCTGCAGAACATCTTTCACCGTCCCATTGATCTGGTCCATCGGTTCCGTGCGGAAAACAGGGCCCGTTGGATAACGGAATTTGAGCGACTATTGCTTCAAGGGGAACGTTCACAGAAAGACTTCGACCGGATGCGTGTGCTTTCCCATTTTTTGGGATTTGATGACCAAGATTTTTTAACCCATTGCACCATACGAAATGCCATGGGGCAATTATTGGTCTCAAGAGGGCTGTACAAGGGTAAAGCTAAGGCAAGCCATCTGACCGATTGGGAAGGCTGGGCCAAAGTGGATTCCTTGCCCATCGATGAGCGGGCCATTGGGAACAAGGCCAAGATCATTCAAACGATGGACCCGGATATCTTGGTGGTCACGGAGGTCGAGAGCCGTGCTTCCCTTGTGGAGTTCAACCGATATTTTCTGAGTTCCGCAGCTACTGCTCCCTATCGGGAAGTTGTCTTTATGGGAACCAATGACCCTTTCGGACGCGGTATGGGGCTCTTGGCCAAAGCAAGGATCGACTTGGTTTCGATACGAACCAGGGCCAATGAACTTGATGCTTCGGAAAGGCCCATATTTGATACGGATTTACAGGAGTACAGGCTCAGGATGGCTTCTGGCAGGACCTTTACCGTTCTTTGTACCCATTTTCCAGATCGTGCAGCTGACGGGGAAGCGTTCAAAGAACGCCAATGGGTACAATCCAAACATATTGCAGAAATTCTGGCCCAAGGGGAATGTACCGATATGGGAACGATACTGGTGGGCACCCTTAATGCCCCGGCCTATGAAAATGCCATTTCCCCCCTGATCAAGGACAGTGGGCTGACCGACATTACGCGACATCCCAGTTTTATGGGGGATGTGGATAAGGGCCGGGACGCGGAATACTATCGTTTGGGCGCCTACAAGATGGGGGTCAACATCAAACAACGCGATTACCTCATGTTGTCCGATGGTCTTTTTGATGGGGTTGAAAAATGTGGTTTGGTCAGAAAAGGGATGTGGTTCAAGGAACGCCCGCAATGGGAAATGCTGGGGAGCATCAAAAGTGAACGGGATGCCGCCAGTGAACACCCGCTGCTCTGGTGTCAAATCCCTATATGATCAGTCTATATTCTTACCATTGTAAATGTTCGTAATCGATATGGTCGTCATCCATCTCCAAGTCCGATATACTGCATTGTAGCCGTTTGGCCTCCTTTTCCAGAAAATCACGATATTCCTTGTATTCCCCGGTAAAGAAAATGCCGCGTTTGAGAAGCTCTGGAAGTTTTCCAAAGGCCCTTTTCCCTCCACCAAGCTGTACATAATCTATATGGATACTCCGCATGTACTGATAACTGAACTCGTTGGCACCGTCCAGGCCATTCTCGATATGGCCCACCAAATTTTTGGCTCCGATCTCATCAAACTCGTTCATGGCGCTTTCCAGCCAGAACTCGAGTTGTAGCAACATGGAAATAGCTAACTTGTCCGTAGGATAAAACTGCATATTGTACTTGATGGCCGATAGTGAAAACAGAAAATGGACCCAAGAGATCTTGGTGCCATAATGGGTGGCCCGTTCCGGAGAAAAATGGCTGGTTTCCCTTTGGTCCCTACTGCCCTCCTTTGCCTTCCTTATCTCGTAGGAGAACCCGCTGATGAGCTTGTCCCTGTTCTCAAACCCCTTGGCATTATGGTATTGCTCTTGGTTCCAGAACGTGCCGATCACATCATATAAAGCATCCAGATCCTCATAGGTGCCCCAAATTTCGGCCCCTATTCCTCTTTTGGTCGGTGTTAGGTATAACATTTCAAATACGATTGATGAATTGACACTTTGCCTTTGTAAGGTTAATGGGGGAAAATTACATAAAAACAACTTATGGGAAGGGCATCATCGGTACTAATACCTAAAATGGATACTTTTTAAACTTTGGGCCGATGTCTTAGAACATCCCACAGTTCCCTTCCCATTTCAACCACAATTGTTCTGAGTAGGATAAATAGACTTGCAAATAACTTTTTCATTCCATCATCTTTTTGATTCCCATTAAGATCGCCAATCCCAAGGCACTGATGTTTTCCTTACGTTCCAAGTGTCCCGCCTCATCCGAATGGGACAAAAAACCGAGTTCCAAAAGCAGCGCAGGGCATACTTCCCTGTTGTCGCGCAATACCTGAAAATTGGCCCGTTTCACACCTCGGCTTCGATAGCCCAATGTGGTTTTGAGATAGACTTCCATGGCCTTGGCCATGCTGATATGGCTCTGGGAAATAGGTCTGTTGTATAGATAGATTTCCAATCCCGATGCCTTGGGATTGTCGGCATGGTTGCAGTGCAAGGAAATAAAAAGGTCCGGTTGTAGCACTTTCGCCAGTCGGGTGCGATGGCCCAATGATATTAGGGTATCTGAATATCGCGTGAGATACATATCATAGCGATTGTCCAATAAGACCTTATTGTACCGTAAAATGGCCTCGGCCAATTTCAGGGTCAGTTCTTTTTCGCTGAGGCCATTGACCCCAATGGCACCTGAATCAAGCCCGCCATGGCCTGGGTCGATGATGATGATCGGTTTGTGTGAGCTGTTCCTTTGCCCATAGGTGTTGGGCAGGAGCAAGGTAAAAATCCCCAAAAGCAGCAACGTGTTCCTTCGTTTCATGGCATGTTTATTTTGAAATGGTTCATTGTGCAATCTTCAACAGTTTGCGAAAAACCCTTGGGATTCATCAAAATTTAACGCTGCTGTCCGTTAATTTTTAGCGTATCGCCATCCTTTCCAGAGCTTACCGATACTTTTCGAAAAAGTTTATTCATCAATCGGCCCAATCGGCCACAAAACTGACATCATGAAAAAAACAATGTTAAGTATCTGGGCCATGCTCCTTATGGGCATGTCCGCTTTTGCACAGATCGGGGGCATCGAGGATTCGGTCAATGACATCTCCGATACCATCCGAACCATCTTTCCACTCCTACTGGGGGTCATCTTTTTGGTCGGCTTCCTGTTCAATGCAGGTCATTTTTTTGGGGAGAACGCAGACCTCAAAAAAGGCATCACACGCGTATTGGTGTTCGTGCTCATTGCAGGGGCCGTGGTCGGCATCTTTACCTATCTCATCGGAATCGTGGTCTGACCTTTTTACAGATCCAACAAAAGTCATTTCCTATGAGAACGTACAAAATCTATAAGGACATCCGTAAAGGGGCGAGGATATGGGGGCTTCCCATATCCCTGTTTGCCTTTATGATGCTCTCCATCTTGGCTTCCCTGCTGATCATCATCTTTTCCTTCAGCCTTATGGCCATCATCTTGGCCATGGTCTGGAACTGCTGTTGGTATGTGGGGCTGACCAAGATAGCCTCCAACAAGTACTTGTTGGATTTCAGTAAAACCTTTCCCAACTGCATCAGCAATAAACCCGATAATCTATTGAACCATGTCGACCCTTAATATCGCCGCCCATCATCCCATTGTGGACATACGGGACCATATCGTCTTTGCCAATAATGGCAGTGTCCTGGCCTGCTATAA from Flagellimonas oceani encodes the following:
- a CDS encoding RteC domain-containing protein, with amino-acid sequence MDHSLTSEALKTEILDIEARVPNIIEAAKKITALCRSQLLELRNHVVHTGFVDEAEEIHFFKHTKQVPLVYLIYYSELLDLELKIPVCGKKARRQWIKAKRKLWSSFLLGHAQFWKYIQLGHTHWDSQYFTRRKKDSLNPTYAHHIAIDPVFTTSHDMLLGQLRAYEKAIGYLGNRRNTLGSGKFRPRLQWSSTKAALTELVYALYHAGAINGGKADVKEIAQTLSSAFNCELGDCYRTYTEICARKKDRTRFLDGMAYTLKAYMDKGNR
- a CDS encoding helix-turn-helix domain-containing protein, producing MCFRIILTVLALAPISISSREVDREHSLSLAPQYKPSWVVSGKISYQSSIGYSASHWIRRSPQLRTTGVHFFQSNQVQSQTQGNFTDGKSTFTALYNTLPVDRSQGRYILPCSDSLQWQGLPSKLLWTYLQPTMLHPPWTEDQAMASDTISNKTELHHNTETLTAEILAREETIKLQLVLAALLVALLAFFYVKYRKMQRKLNMILQEGVEPNLNQVTNATAIALEIEPEVVQRILLGLDHWESRQGYLDQGASLFNLAAILETNTSYLSKVVNSYKGQSFPQYLKDLRVTYAINHIKEHPDILTTHSTIQLAERFGFRSVDVFARAMKSKIGLTPGLFFRKVSQKQRHQR
- a CDS encoding helix-turn-helix domain-containing protein, yielding MPAHIVTQEDLEGFKASLLEEIKDILLQHNRITLDRWIKSNSVMGKLEISPGTLRNLRINGTIPYTKLGGVIYYDQEEIHRILMDNKNFMLNDGS
- a CDS encoding endonuclease/exonuclease/phosphatase family protein translates to MKIAFYNLQNIFHRPIDLVHRFRAENRARWITEFERLLLQGERSQKDFDRMRVLSHFLGFDDQDFLTHCTIRNAMGQLLVSRGLYKGKAKASHLTDWEGWAKVDSLPIDERAIGNKAKIIQTMDPDILVVTEVESRASLVEFNRYFLSSAATAPYREVVFMGTNDPFGRGMGLLAKARIDLVSIRTRANELDASERPIFDTDLQEYRLRMASGRTFTVLCTHFPDRAADGEAFKERQWVQSKHIAEILAQGECTDMGTILVGTLNAPAYENAISPLIKDSGLTDITRHPSFMGDVDKGRDAEYYRLGAYKMGVNIKQRDYLMLSDGLFDGVEKCGLVRKGMWFKERPQWEMLGSIKSERDAASEHPLLWCQIPI
- a CDS encoding DUF6904 family protein — encoded protein: MLYLTPTKRGIGAEIWGTYEDLDALYDVIGTFWNQEQYHNAKGFENRDKLISGFSYEIRKAKEGSRDQRETSHFSPERATHYGTKISWVHFLFSLSAIKYNMQFYPTDKLAISMLLQLEFWLESAMNEFDEIGAKNLVGHIENGLDGANEFSYQYMRSIHIDYVQLGGGKRAFGKLPELLKRGIFFTGEYKEYRDFLEKEAKRLQCSISDLEMDDDHIDYEHLQW
- a CDS encoding N-acetylmuramoyl-L-alanine amidase family protein, which produces MKRRNTLLLLGIFTLLLPNTYGQRNSSHKPIIIIDPGHGGLDSGAIGVNGLSEKELTLKLAEAILRYNKVLLDNRYDMYLTRYSDTLISLGHRTRLAKVLQPDLFISLHCNHADNPKASGLEIYLYNRPISQSHISMAKAMEVYLKTTLGYRSRGVKRANFQVLRDNREVCPALLLELGFLSHSDEAGHLERKENISALGLAILMGIKKMME